From the genome of Turicibacter faecis, one region includes:
- the ispD gene encoding 2-C-methyl-D-erythritol 4-phosphate cytidylyltransferase: protein MYSVIILAAGIGSRMGLGYNKMLHSLKGQPVVVHTIKKFLKDINCGQLILVVNELEHQMMEQLLDKAQINDDRIELVSGGSERQYSVYHGLQVVREEVVLVHDGARPFVTSQMIAECVSLAQEEKAAIVAVPVKDTMKRVIDGVVVETPRRDEMYSVQTPQAAPTSVLKQAHLGARQHHFLGTDEASLIEKFTDTPVHIVKGSYTNIKLTTPEDLVLAEQLLHLES from the coding sequence ATGTATAGTGTCATTATTTTAGCAGCAGGAATTGGGAGTCGCATGGGACTAGGCTATAATAAAATGTTACATTCGCTAAAAGGACAACCAGTCGTTGTTCATACCATCAAAAAATTCTTAAAAGATATAAACTGTGGACAACTTATTTTAGTAGTCAATGAGTTAGAACATCAAATGATGGAACAATTATTAGATAAGGCACAGATTAACGATGATCGGATTGAATTAGTGAGTGGTGGGAGTGAACGTCAATACAGTGTTTATCATGGGCTTCAAGTTGTTCGTGAAGAGGTGGTGCTTGTGCATGACGGGGCCCGTCCGTTTGTTACCTCACAGATGATCGCGGAATGTGTGTCATTGGCGCAAGAGGAAAAGGCAGCGATTGTTGCGGTTCCCGTAAAAGACACGATGAAGCGGGTGATTGACGGAGTCGTCGTTGAAACCCCTCGTCGTGATGAAATGTATAGCGTACAAACCCCTCAAGCAGCACCGACTTCGGTCTTGAAGCAGGCTCATTTAGGGGCAAGACAACATCATTTCTTAGGAACAGACGAGGCGAGTTTAATTGAGAAATTTACAGATACGCCGGTGCACATTGTGAAGGGCTCATACACGAATATCAAATTAACAACGCCAGAAGATTTAGTATTAGCTGAGCAACTTCTTCATCTAGAAAGTTAA
- the glpX gene encoding class II fructose-bisphosphatase yields the protein MRRELAIEFSRATEAAALAGYKWLGRGDKNEADGAAVLAMRHVLNEINIRGEIVIGEGEIDEAPMLYIGERVGTGFGDDVDIAVDPIEGTRMTAMGQANAMTTLAVGEKGSFLKAPDMYMEKLIVGPKAKGVIDLDLSLEENIKRVAKAVNKPLSAFTVMTLAKPRHDEQIKQMQQLGVRVFAIPDGDVAASILTCMPFSEVDMVYGIGGAPEGVVSAAVIRALDGDMQGRLVLRKDVKGETEENIRMSEDEARRCKEMGVEPGQILKLEDMAKSDNVMFSATGITKGDLLDGIVCEDGMATTETLLIRGKSRTVRRIQSVHYLDRKDEQIKEIIL from the coding sequence ATGAGACGTGAGTTGGCAATTGAGTTTTCCCGTGCGACAGAGGCAGCGGCTTTAGCAGGGTATAAATGGTTAGGTCGTGGAGATAAGAATGAGGCGGATGGTGCTGCCGTTCTTGCGATGCGTCATGTATTAAATGAAATTAATATTCGTGGTGAGATTGTGATTGGTGAGGGTGAAATTGATGAGGCTCCAATGTTATATATTGGGGAGCGAGTTGGAACAGGATTTGGTGATGATGTAGATATTGCTGTTGATCCAATTGAAGGAACACGCATGACGGCGATGGGGCAGGCCAATGCGATGACAACCCTTGCCGTTGGAGAAAAGGGTTCATTTTTAAAGGCGCCAGATATGTATATGGAAAAGTTAATTGTCGGTCCAAAAGCCAAAGGTGTTATTGACCTGGACTTATCTTTAGAAGAAAATATTAAGCGTGTCGCAAAAGCAGTTAATAAACCGTTATCTGCATTTACGGTGATGACACTTGCCAAACCACGCCATGATGAACAAATTAAACAAATGCAACAGTTGGGTGTGCGTGTATTCGCAATTCCAGACGGAGATGTTGCAGCCTCTATTCTAACGTGTATGCCATTTAGTGAAGTGGATATGGTTTATGGAATTGGTGGGGCGCCAGAAGGTGTTGTATCTGCTGCTGTTATTCGCGCTTTAGATGGAGATATGCAAGGACGTTTAGTTTTACGCAAAGATGTAAAAGGTGAAACGGAAGAAAACATTCGTATGAGTGAAGATGAAGCGCGTCGTTGTAAAGAAATGGGAGTTGAACCTGGTCAAATTTTAAAATTAGAAGATATGGCTAAAAGTGATAACGTCATGTTCTCTGCAACGGGAATCACAAAAGGTGATTTATTAGATGGAATTGTATGTGAAGATGGAATGGCGACGACTGAAACATTATTAATTCGTGGGAAATCACGTACCGTTCGTCGCATTCAATCCGTGCATTATTTAGATCGTAAAGATGAACAAATTAAAGAGATTATTTTATAA
- the hflX gene encoding GTPase HflX, with amino-acid sequence MEEIIQRAILVGVDLNNDKNFDYSVEELKNLAEACSVEVADVLTQKLERVNSAHYIGSGKVEEVAHLVAKNDANLVIFNDELSPSQIRNLEHELQCKVIDRTILILDIFASRAKTREAQLQVEVAQLKYMMPRLIGLNASLSRQAGGIGSKGPGEKKLELDRRRIEEQIHKLNKELDALVLARQNQRKLRKKNATPVVALVGYTNAGKSTTMNALLNVSNAEADKSVFEKNMLFATLETSTRQIQLPDNKQFLLTDTVGFVSKLPHQLVKAFRSTLEEVTEADLLLHVVDLSHPEFQAQIEITNKVLDELGVKETPMVYVYNKADLVDNEFTPSTQEAVRISAKNLTNIDTLINSIKSHLFHHYVKETFLIPYDKGNIISYLNDHATVFETEYLDNGTLITVECSDQDVERFHQYKKSSLL; translated from the coding sequence ATGGAAGAAATCATTCAACGCGCCATCCTAGTCGGAGTCGATTTAAATAACGATAAAAACTTTGACTACAGTGTAGAAGAACTTAAAAATTTAGCTGAAGCATGCTCAGTCGAAGTGGCCGACGTTCTAACCCAGAAACTCGAACGGGTAAACTCTGCCCACTATATCGGCTCAGGGAAAGTTGAAGAGGTCGCACACCTTGTTGCGAAAAACGATGCGAACCTCGTCATTTTTAACGACGAACTCTCACCCTCTCAAATCCGTAACCTTGAACACGAACTTCAATGCAAGGTTATTGATCGAACCATTTTAATCCTCGATATTTTTGCTAGCCGTGCCAAAACACGCGAAGCCCAACTTCAAGTCGAAGTAGCCCAGCTTAAATACATGATGCCTCGTCTGATTGGACTTAATGCCTCTTTATCTCGCCAAGCAGGGGGAATCGGTTCAAAAGGACCCGGGGAGAAAAAATTAGAACTTGATCGCCGTCGCATTGAAGAACAAATTCATAAACTAAACAAAGAATTAGACGCCCTCGTTCTAGCCCGTCAAAACCAACGTAAACTACGCAAAAAAAATGCAACCCCTGTCGTGGCCCTCGTCGGTTATACCAACGCTGGTAAATCAACGACAATGAATGCCTTACTAAACGTGTCAAACGCCGAGGCAGATAAAAGTGTCTTCGAAAAAAACATGCTCTTTGCAACACTCGAAACATCGACTCGACAAATTCAACTTCCAGATAATAAACAATTTTTATTAACGGACACCGTCGGATTTGTTAGCAAACTCCCACACCAATTAGTAAAAGCTTTCCGATCAACACTTGAAGAAGTGACAGAGGCAGATTTGCTCCTTCACGTCGTTGACTTATCACATCCGGAATTCCAAGCTCAAATCGAGATTACCAATAAAGTACTTGATGAATTAGGAGTAAAAGAAACACCAATGGTTTACGTCTACAATAAAGCTGATCTTGTGGATAATGAATTTACGCCTAGTACACAAGAGGCTGTTCGAATTTCTGCTAAAAATCTAACCAACATTGATACCCTAATTAATAGTATTAAATCACACCTATTTCACCATTACGTGAAAGAAACTTTCTTGATTCCTTACGATAAAGGCAATATTATCTCTTATCTCAATGACCATGCAACCGTCTTCGAAACTGAATATTTAGATAACGGAACGCTTATTACAGTCGAATGTTCAGACCAAGATGTTGAACGCTTCCATCAATATAAAAAAAGTTCACTCCTTTAA
- a CDS encoding RNA polymerase sigma factor, translating into MKLNSHESLERLIDLYSGDVYKIAYCYMKDWQLAEDVSQEVFYKAMKNYANFNHRSSEKTWLIRITINTCKDLLKNGWLKRVQTSVVDDGLMGQVEPPFDIIRWERDCAIDDCLQKLSDHDREVILLFYYDELTYEEISAVLGIPMGTVRSRLSRARLKLKKILNEEDEGIFISSAIK; encoded by the coding sequence GTGAAGTTGAATTCCCATGAATCACTAGAACGTTTAATTGATTTGTATAGTGGGGATGTATATAAAATCGCCTATTGCTATATGAAGGATTGGCAATTAGCGGAGGATGTCTCGCAAGAGGTCTTTTATAAGGCAATGAAAAATTATGCTAATTTTAATCATAGAAGTAGCGAGAAGACGTGGTTAATTCGGATTACGATTAATACGTGTAAGGATTTATTAAAAAATGGATGGCTAAAGAGAGTACAAACATCAGTTGTTGATGATGGGTTAATGGGGCAGGTTGAGCCACCGTTTGATATTATCCGCTGGGAAAGGGATTGTGCGATTGATGACTGTCTTCAAAAACTTTCTGATCACGATCGTGAGGTTATTCTCTTATTTTATTATGATGAATTAACGTATGAGGAAATTTCAGCCGTCTTAGGAATTCCGATGGGAACTGTACGTAGCCGTTTATCGAGGGCACGTTTAAAGTTAAAAAAGATTTTAAATGAGGAGGATGAGGGGATTTTTATCTCGTCAGCTATAAAATAG
- a CDS encoding FUSC family protein, producing MKQKIIVNTLMFIFMLLFISFFQNVFGVSNKMVGITVLIIGLGICEKDLTYNLGLLVIRLLCFLLAMGIFSYLSLLNPILGLILNFGFIFYATYVMVEGNKKPYHFPFILGYLFLIFLSPSAPTDLPGRLIALIGGAFLIVGLQWLFNHKTYDKVLNSRLDQVLNQLIHRLERLLAKDSGSCEEEVHALKASMGRFMKAIYERFGTNGSFNKEGVEQVTHMVAYEKMYYLLDEVAKDYEAGLIDDETIEDLIVFIKEHRGGHHAYSGVSMFDQGATSVKELKQVLLVLQTAERDEYSHDQRTLWEQFLKPIDRESYAFKFAMRLSILLSVCLFISQLFGLSYGRWLCFTIAALVQPDAESSHKKTIERLIGTGVGATIFVALITIFKEESQQMIIVLLSSYIGMYMNRYDFKMIFITIQALGGALLTATGSIVIGNRLFYIVVGAVIAYLGNKWLFPIRRKDIKEHYIDLYEQQKNHLIKTPQNNPHEAIVDAYHYLEMGKLEDEKYSEWLDVSFEALVRAQS from the coding sequence ATGAAGCAGAAGATCATTGTAAATACATTGATGTTTATCTTTATGCTGCTGTTTATTTCTTTTTTTCAAAATGTATTCGGTGTTTCTAACAAAATGGTTGGAATTACGGTTTTAATTATCGGACTTGGTATTTGTGAGAAAGATTTAACGTATAACTTGGGCCTTTTGGTGATTCGATTATTATGTTTTCTACTTGCAATGGGGATCTTTAGTTATTTAAGTTTATTAAATCCTATTTTGGGGTTAATTCTTAATTTCGGTTTTATTTTTTATGCAACGTATGTGATGGTTGAGGGAAATAAAAAACCTTATCACTTCCCCTTTATTTTAGGGTATTTATTCTTGATCTTTCTTTCACCCTCTGCACCGACTGATTTGCCAGGTCGTTTGATTGCTTTAATAGGAGGGGCCTTTTTAATCGTTGGATTGCAATGGTTATTTAATCATAAAACGTACGATAAAGTTTTAAATTCGCGATTGGATCAAGTTCTTAACCAATTAATTCATCGTCTTGAGCGCCTGTTGGCGAAAGATTCCGGTTCATGCGAGGAAGAAGTTCATGCTTTAAAAGCGAGTATGGGACGATTTATGAAGGCGATTTATGAGCGTTTTGGAACAAATGGATCGTTTAATAAAGAAGGCGTAGAACAGGTTACTCATATGGTCGCTTATGAAAAAATGTATTATTTATTAGACGAGGTCGCTAAAGATTACGAGGCTGGATTAATCGATGATGAGACGATAGAAGACTTAATTGTGTTTATTAAAGAACATCGAGGTGGGCATCATGCTTACTCAGGTGTATCGATGTTTGATCAAGGCGCGACGTCTGTGAAAGAGTTAAAACAGGTGCTACTTGTTTTACAGACAGCGGAGCGAGACGAGTATTCACATGATCAACGTACATTATGGGAGCAGTTTCTTAAACCAATAGATCGCGAATCTTATGCATTTAAGTTTGCGATGAGATTATCGATTTTATTATCGGTATGTTTGTTTATTAGTCAATTATTCGGATTAAGTTATGGGCGTTGGTTATGTTTTACAATTGCAGCACTTGTTCAACCGGATGCTGAATCTAGTCACAAGAAAACAATTGAACGTTTAATTGGAACAGGCGTTGGAGCGACTATTTTTGTTGCTTTGATTACGATTTTTAAAGAGGAATCTCAACAAATGATTATCGTCTTACTCTCTTCTTATATCGGAATGTATATGAACCGTTATGATTTTAAAATGATTTTTATTACGATCCAGGCATTAGGAGGGGCTCTTTTAACCGCAACAGGTTCAATTGTTATTGGTAATCGCTTGTTTTATATTGTAGTAGGTGCTGTCATTGCCTATCTAGGAAATAAGTGGTTATTTCCAATTCGAAGAAAAGACATTAAGGAACATTATATTGATTTATATGAGCAACAAAAGAATCATTTAATCAAGACTCCTCAAAACAATCCCCATGAGGCCATTGTCGATGCCTATCATTACCTTGAAATGGGAAAATTAGAGGATGAAAAGTATTCGGAATGGTTAGATGTCAGTTTTGAGGCTTTAGTTCGGGCCCAATCGTAA
- a CDS encoding cation:proton antiporter: MLSYEFLFDIALILMSTKLLGLLTKQIKLPQVVGALLAGLLLGPACLNILHETDFIIQLAELGVIVLMFTAGLETDINELKKSGKASLIIAILGMIIPLAGGFILASIFNKGGISDASALPFLQNIFIGIILTATSVSITVETLKELGKLSTRAGNAILGAAIIDDILGVIALTVVTSATDPNVSIAVVLIKIVLFFIVGGLAGFLFSKFMETSMRRSKMDLRRFVILSFVFCLILSYCAEHFFGVADITGAFMAGLFLSNAPRKHYIMNRFETTAYMLLSPIFFASIGIKVVIPEMTPALITFSIALVIIAILTKVLGCALGAKMCKYSTTEAIQIGTGMVSRGEVALIVASKGASLGLMGSIFFGPIVIMVVITTVITPILLKIVFSNKEQETNCVPVYKKTTA; this comes from the coding sequence ATGTTATCTTATGAATTTCTATTTGACATTGCTTTAATTTTAATGAGTACAAAATTACTCGGACTCTTAACCAAACAAATTAAATTACCACAAGTGGTGGGTGCCTTATTAGCTGGTTTATTACTTGGACCTGCTTGCCTAAATATTCTACACGAGACAGACTTCATCATCCAACTCGCTGAACTAGGGGTCATTGTGTTAATGTTTACTGCTGGACTCGAAACGGATATTAATGAGCTAAAAAAATCAGGAAAAGCTTCTCTGATTATCGCTATTTTAGGAATGATTATTCCATTAGCAGGGGGATTTATACTTGCATCGATCTTTAACAAAGGGGGAATTTCTGATGCGAGCGCACTTCCTTTCTTACAAAATATCTTTATTGGGATTATTTTAACGGCAACTTCTGTTAGTATCACGGTAGAAACATTAAAAGAACTAGGAAAATTAAGCACTCGAGCTGGAAATGCGATTTTAGGTGCTGCAATCATCGATGATATTTTAGGTGTTATCGCCTTAACAGTTGTAACAAGTGCCACAGACCCAAATGTAAGCATTGCGGTTGTCTTAATAAAAATCGTCCTATTCTTTATCGTTGGGGGATTAGCAGGATTTTTATTTTCGAAATTTATGGAAACTTCAATGCGACGCAGTAAAATGGATCTCCGACGTTTTGTTATCCTATCTTTCGTTTTCTGTTTAATATTATCTTACTGTGCAGAACATTTCTTTGGTGTTGCAGACATTACGGGTGCGTTTATGGCAGGTTTATTTTTATCTAATGCGCCTCGTAAACACTACATCATGAATCGCTTTGAAACGACGGCTTACATGTTATTATCCCCTATCTTTTTTGCAAGTATCGGGATTAAAGTTGTGATCCCAGAAATGACACCGGCCCTCATCACGTTCTCAATCGCCTTAGTCATCATCGCTATTTTAACAAAAGTCCTAGGATGTGCACTGGGTGCTAAGATGTGTAAATACTCTACAACAGAGGCTATCCAAATTGGAACAGGAATGGTCTCACGAGGAGAAGTGGCTCTAATTGTAGCTAGTAAAGGTGCCTCACTTGGACTCATGGGATCCATATTCTTTGGCCCTATCGTTATTATGGTTGTTATCACAACCGTCATTACCCCAATTTTATTAAAAATTGTATTTTCTAATAAAGAACAGGAAACAAACTGTGTGCCTGTCTATAAAAAAACAACGGCTTAA
- the radA gene encoding DNA repair protein RadA: protein MARAKAKTSFFCQQCGMESLKWVGRCPGCGEWNTMVEELKPTKAEQRRGFVASESMAKPQRLHEIETKEESRIHTSMSELNRVLGGGIVRGSLVLCGGEPGIGKSTLLLQTAQDLAHKGVQVLYVSGEESARQIKLRAERLGVTSDHLYIYAETDLTLIDRQIQQLKPEFVIIDSIQTIHMPEVTSAPGSVSQVRECTAQLMRIAKIGGISIFIVGHVTKDGNIAGPRLLEHMVDTVLYFEGERHHTYRILRAVKNRFGSTNEIGIFDMKEEGLDEVTNASEVFLEDRTKGLPGTAIMASIEGTRPILVEIQSLLTPTSFGNPKRMASGVDYNRVSLILAVLEKRMGFFLQNQDTYVKVTGGVKVDEPAVDLAIVASIVSSYKDKMTPSGDVYMGEVGLTGEIRRVSRIEERVKEAKKLGFTRAIIPKKNMSGWKVPSGIEVVGVDTIAEALKAMFKEDLKF from the coding sequence ATGGCAAGAGCAAAGGCGAAAACATCATTTTTTTGTCAACAGTGTGGAATGGAAAGTTTAAAGTGGGTCGGTAGATGTCCCGGTTGTGGTGAATGGAATACGATGGTGGAGGAATTGAAGCCAACGAAGGCGGAGCAACGCCGCGGATTTGTGGCAAGTGAAAGTATGGCAAAGCCTCAACGTTTACATGAGATTGAAACGAAAGAGGAGTCTCGTATTCACACGTCGATGAGCGAATTAAATCGTGTATTAGGTGGAGGAATTGTTCGAGGCTCATTAGTTCTTTGTGGTGGAGAACCGGGGATTGGAAAATCAACGCTTCTTTTACAAACGGCTCAAGATTTGGCGCATAAAGGTGTTCAAGTGTTATATGTTTCAGGAGAGGAGTCTGCGCGTCAAATTAAGTTGCGTGCCGAACGTCTAGGGGTTACAAGTGATCATCTCTACATTTATGCTGAGACCGATTTGACGTTAATTGATCGTCAAATTCAGCAGTTAAAACCGGAATTTGTTATTATTGACTCGATTCAAACGATTCATATGCCTGAGGTCACTTCAGCCCCTGGGAGTGTGTCACAAGTTCGCGAGTGTACGGCGCAGTTAATGAGGATTGCGAAGATAGGGGGGATTTCTATTTTTATTGTGGGCCATGTGACGAAAGATGGGAATATTGCGGGGCCTCGTTTACTTGAACATATGGTGGATACGGTGTTATATTTTGAAGGGGAAAGGCATCATACGTATCGTATTTTACGCGCCGTTAAAAATCGTTTTGGTTCAACGAATGAAATTGGAATTTTTGATATGAAAGAAGAGGGCCTTGATGAGGTGACGAATGCATCGGAGGTTTTCTTAGAGGATCGCACGAAGGGATTACCAGGGACGGCTATTATGGCATCCATTGAGGGGACGCGTCCGATTCTTGTCGAGATTCAATCGTTGTTAACGCCGACGTCGTTTGGGAATCCGAAGCGAATGGCATCTGGGGTTGATTATAATCGTGTCTCTTTAATTTTGGCGGTTCTTGAAAAGCGCATGGGCTTTTTCCTGCAAAATCAAGACACGTATGTAAAGGTCACAGGTGGGGTAAAAGTGGATGAACCGGCAGTGGATTTAGCGATTGTCGCAAGTATTGTATCAAGTTATAAGGATAAGATGACACCGAGCGGTGATGTTTATATGGGAGAGGTTGGATTAACGGGAGAAATCCGCCGTGTTTCACGCATTGAAGAGCGCGTGAAAGAGGCGAAAAAGTTAGGATTTACTCGTGCTATTATTCCTAAGAAAAATATGAGTGGTTGGAAGGTGCCATCAGGAATTGAGGTTGTAGGAGTGGATACGATTGCGGAAGCATTGAAGGCGATGTTTAAGGAGGATTTAAAATTTTAA